From the genome of Carassius auratus strain Wakin chromosome 26, ASM336829v1, whole genome shotgun sequence, one region includes:
- the LOC113044097 gene encoding sprouty-related, EVH1 domain-containing protein 2-like: MTEESHPDDDSYIVRVKAVVMTRDDASGGWLAQEGGGLSRVGVCKLVPADLELLGRSGFLIFGERLKDKQVILQCFLKKDLVYTKATPTFHHWRVDNRKCGLSFQSPADARAFDRGVRKAIEDLTEGSTTSSSTLQNEAELGDDDVFTNATDSSSNSSQKREPSMQTLHAPISFSEPHHCILGHLYDQHRHSDRFYLEQTVPMFPCSRHVRFHEEEEEIVRINPRERSWLTGYEDYRHATTATRAKPLRPDATDAYVHLAKSEPPKHDYTYSYPLSGDGHTPRDGKTGIGGGVVTGQPRALTAKWLPRRVEDSRERLRCVYCQNMFSPAENGRGRCQEAPDPVQTCIRRVSFMWCADSLLYHCMSDPEGDYSDPCSCDASEERFCLRWLALLGLSLLAPCMCCYAPLRACYHCGVACHCCGGKHKASG, encoded by the exons GCGAGTGAAAGCTGTGGTGATGACGAGGGATGATGCTAGCGGGGGTTGGCTGGCTCAGGAGGGCGGTGGTCTCAGTCGAGTGGGTGTCTGTAAGCTGGTCCCAGCTGACCTGGAGCTCCTGGGACGGAGCGGCTTTCTCATCTTTGGAGAGCGGCTCAAAGACAAGCAG GTGATCCTGCAGTGCTTTCTGAAGAAGGATCTGGTCTACACTAAAGCCACGCCCACTTTCCATCACTGGAGAGTGGACAACAGGAAGTGTGGCCTGTCGTTCCAGAGCCCCGCTGACGCCCGAGCGTTCGATCGCGGCGTGAGGAAGGCCATCGAGGACCTCACAGAGG gcTCCACCACTTCTTCCTCCACGCTGCAGAATGAAGCCGAACTTGGTGATGATGATGTTTTCACG aATGCCACAGACAGCTCGTCTAACTCTTCTCAGAAGAGAGAGCCGTCCATGCAGACGCTCCATGCACCAATCAGCTTCTCCGAGCCCCACCACTGCATTCTGGGACATCTCTACGACCAACACAGACACTCTGACCGCTTCTACCTGGAACAG ACGGTGCCCATGTTTCCGTGTTCCCGTCACGTCAGGTTtcacgaggaagaggaggagatcGTCCGGATTAACCCGCGTGAGCGCTCTTGGTTGACGGGGTACGAGGACTATCGGCACGCCACCACAGCGACGCGGGCCAAACCTCTGCGACCGGACGCCACGGACGCTTACGTTCACCTCGCTAAGAGCGAACCTCCCAAACACGACTACACTTACTCGTACCCACTCAGTGGGGACGGACACACTCCTCGCGACGGCAAGACGGGCATCGGCGGCGGCGTGGTCACCGGTCAGCCGAGGGCACTCACCGCTAAATGGCTGCCGCGGCGCGTGGAGGACAGCAGAGAGCGCTTACGGTGTGTGTACTGTCAAAACATGTTCAGTCCGGCCGAAAACGGGCGCGGGCGCTGCCAGGAAGCTCCGGACCCCGTGCAGACGTGCATTCGCCGGGTGAGCTTCATGTGGTGTGCGGACAGCCTGCTCTATCATTGCATGTCGGACCCCGAGGGCGACTATTCGGACCCGTGCTCCTGCGACGCCAGCGAAGAGCGCTTCTGCCTGCGCTGGCTAGCTCTCCTGGGACTCTCTCTGCTTGCGCCCTGCATGTGCTGCTACGCACCGCTGCGAGCGTGTTACCACTGCGGCGTCGCGTGCCACTGCTGCGGCGGCAAGCACAAGGCCTCGGGGTGA